A part of Aegilops tauschii subsp. strangulata cultivar AL8/78 chromosome 2, Aet v6.0, whole genome shotgun sequence genomic DNA contains:
- the LOC109764634 gene encoding uncharacterized protein, which translates to MGRSPCCCHDAGVKKGPWTEEEDKTLVEHIQKRGGNVGSWRGLPKAAGLNRCGKSCRLRWTNYLRSDIKRGNFSEEEERLIITLHAGLGNKWSTIATHLDGRTDNEIKNYWNTHIRKKLLRMGVDPVTHQQLPPDQTNHHVNGAAAALLPEALLWAAAATSLGGLGTGALMQAQLLQQLFKAIGSNNSTTGLIANLAAANTVLNSCSSIVSNQMNYLQPGYLCNISNFVEQHVVQQQLTYDTSPGTSSFAAAEPADQLCNTAASYDVAPAGDWSPAQEFGGLLEPMMELPGLCSLDGDSFWKDILEESYRL; encoded by the exons ATGGGGAGGTCTCCGTGCTGCTGCCACGACGCCGGCGTGAAGAAAGGGCCGTGGACGGAGGAGGAGGACAAGACTTTGGTGGAGCACATCCAGAAGCGCGGCGGGAACGTCGGCAGCTGGCGCGGCCTTCCCAAAGCCGCCGGGCTGAACCGCTGCGGCAAGAGCTGCCGCCTCCGGTGGACCAACTACCTCCGCTCCGACATCAAGCGCGGCAACTtctccgaggaggaggagcgcctcatcATCACCCTCCACGCCGGCCTTGGCAACAA GTGGTCGACGATCGCGACGCACCTGGACGGCCGGACGGACAACGAGATCAAGAACTACTGGAACACGCACATCCGCAAGAAGCTCCTGCGCATGGGCGTCGACCCTGTCACGCACCAGCAGCTGCCACCCGACCAGACCAACCACCACGTCAACGgtgccgccgccgcgctcctccCCGAGGCGCTCctctgggcggcggcggctacgagCCTCGGCGGCCTGGGCACCGGCGCCCTCATGCAGGCGCAGCTTCTGCAGCAGCTGTTCAAGGCCATCGGCTCTAACAACAGTACCACCGGCCTCATAGCCAACCTGGCTGCAGCAAACACAGTGCTGAACTCATGCAGCAGCATCGTTTCGAACCAGATGAACTACCTACAGCCGGGTTACCTCTGCAACATCTCCAATTTTGTAGAGCAGCACGTGGTGCAGCAGCAGCTGACCTATGATACGTCTCCGGGGACAAGCTCCTTTGCAGCAGCTGAACCGGCTGATCAGCTCTGCAACACTGCCGCTTCATATGATGTTGCACCTGCGGGTGACTGGTCGCCAGCGCAGGAGTTCGGCGGCTTGCTGGAGCCAATGATGGAGCTGCCCGGGCTGTGCTCTCTCGATGGTGACTCTTTCTGGAAGGACATATTGGAAGAGAGCTACCGTTTATAG